The window tttttatttttccatgatgtggttgacatttcccaACAAGAGTTGCCCAACATCtgcataatatgaatttgtaatgttctatcatgtacagtacatactgtacatcatgTAAATTGTTAgttctgtaaaataaaattagaagtacaaaataaccttttttctcACAAGTCATCATgctatgacatttatttatttatttatttatatttttgtctttgaaAGATAAATGGAAGATAAAAAGAATACATTGTGGCTGACTCTCTTAAAAAGTTCAGCCTGTTATATCTTCAACAGATCCAACCCATATTCAAGGGACATTATTTGTTGTTagagtaataaaaaatattttttccctctttgtaaatttttaaaacataattcctAAGCAAAACCGGGATCTGATGGCAAAATAAGGTCAGTGCAAAACATCGGTATTGGCATATAGTTTTTGTTCAAATCGGTATTAgcaaaaaataatcatatttgtGCATCCCaaattaaatattgtgtaaaatactCTTGGACTTGTACATGTTTTAATCTGAGCCGTGAAACTAACCACTCAAGTTTGGGGCCTGTATAGTGGTGTAAATTTGAACTGTTCTCATCAGGTCTAAAGGTGGAGGTCACCCACTGTGGCACCATGAGGAGGAAGTACAGGGTGTGTAATGTAACTCGCCGGCCAGCCAGCCACCAGACGTAAGTGAATATGCAGTTCTGACGTCAGATCTTTCTCATAACTGCATGCTATTAACTAAAGTTTCATTGATCTGGTATTATGGTAAACAATGGAGGCAACTCCAAGTCTgtgtcacaaaattaaatatttaactatcCTGGTTGCTATTTTAAagggtaaaactgaaacaatatCATAAGCTACACAATcaataaatatgttttgtttaaagATAATccatactattattattatttttatcttaaCAGGTTTCCTCTCCAGCTGGAAAATGGACAGACTGTGGAGAGAACAGTGGCTCAATACTTTAGGGAAAAGTACAGCTTACAGCTCAAATATCCCCATCTGCCCTGCCTGCAAGTGGGACAGGAGCAAAAACATACTTACCTGCCTCTGGAGGTGAGTCAATATAACAATAACCATATAATTGTGTAATGACAACAATATATGTTATGTCCTACTGCCATTAGAACAAAAAGTTGCAGAGTCTGTCATCATGACATACTACATTTGCAGCTTGGCAGCTTCCATCATGTAGCCGATTTCAAGATAATTCATTTACATTGAtgattttggcagatgcttttatccaaaaaacCTACAGCATATTGAAAGTATTTTGTCAGAACGTGTGATCCCTTGGAATTAAACCCACAAACTTGGCTTTGTTGGCGATATACTCTTACTAGTTGAGCTACGGGAACTGTATTTCTCATAACCGCTTTCATATTTCCCAACTTGATCTTTGTCGAAGTTTAGAATATCTATTTGTGTGTCTCTTCATCACCCAGGTGTGCAACATTGTGGCAGGCCAGCGCTGCATTAAAAAATTAACAGACAACCAAACATCCACCATGATCAAAGCCACGGCCCGCTCGGCACCAGACAGACAGGAGGAGATCAGTAGGCTGGTAAGTTCAAGGTGTTGCGAATGCAAATTCTTTAACCTAGCATtaagatgtactgtatataacttTCACAAATTATAAAATTACTGTTATCATTTCATGAGAAAGAAAATGCATAGAGCTAACATGTGTGATGGGAGTAATAGAGTTTGTGAgatcctaagcaacaaaattagCTATTTTTCTTATCAGCTCTAATGTAATCATGTGTTAATTCTCTTTCACTATTTAACCCTCCCTTTAGGTGCGCAGTGCCAACTATAATGCGGACCCCTTCGTGCAAGAGTTCCAGTTTCGTGTGCGGGACGAGATGGCGGAGGTGACTGGTCGTGTCCTGCCCGCCCCCATGCTGCAATACGGCGGCAGGGTGAGCTCTGAACACTTTATGGTATTCGTCTCCTTTCACTCATGCGTGTTTAGAAATTGAGCTTGGTTTGTCTAGATAAATTAATGTTGTGACTTTTTCCATATTTGGTAACACTTCAGACTTTTAAGTTGTATGTATTAACATGAACTTGGTTCatgtttatttctatatattccaatgcattttttacattataaagTTCTATGCATCAACATTGGCTGTGTATTATGAGCTGACATGAACAAACACTGAACcataatatatttctaaattaacttaaaccaggatttataaatgctgtgaaaaattatttgttcattgttagttcatgataagtATTACTAATGTATAAAAAATTTATTGTAAAGTCTTATCTCTAGTTTAAGGTATTTTTGCGTGTGGGAAACATTTTTCATTTAGATTAGTCGTTGGCGTGTGTGTTGCTTTCATTGGGATGAGATTTGGTGGTAATTGCTTGCTCTTTTCTCTTGCAAATatcttttttgcattttgaaaattttactttttattttgctgtgtgttttgtttttgtaaatgttgtgAATATGTGTGGCTATTAAtaggccgtgtgtgtgtgtacacacagatcagtcacaacattaaaaccacctgcctaattgtGTAGGTgccccaaaacagcgccaacccgcatctcagaatagcattttgatattctctgctgacctctctcatcaacaaggcatttccatctgcagaactgccaatcactggatgttttttgtttttggcaccattcagagttaagtctagagactgttgtgggtgaaaatcccaggagatcagcagttacagaaatactcaaaccagcctgtctggcaccaaaaatcatgtcaCGGTTTAAATCACTCAtcacattttttttcccattctgatggttgatgtgaactttaactgaagctcctgacctgtatctgcatgattttaagcactgcactgctgccacatgattggctgattaaataatcacacggatgattgttggtgccagacgggctggtttgagtatttctgtaactgctgatctcctgagatatTTACACacaaagtctctagaatttactcatcatggtgccaaaaacaaaaaacatcccgtgagctgcagttctgcagatggaaacgccttgttgatgagagacgtcaacagagaatggccagactggtttgaactgacaaagtctacggtaactctgataaccactctgtgcaattgtgttgaagaatatcatctcagaatgctatactgagaagcaggttgatgctgttttgttggcacaagggggacctacacaatattaggcaggtggttttaatgtgtgtgtgtgtgtgtgtgtgtgtgtgtgtgtgtgtgtgtgtgtgtgtgtgtgtacacacatttataaatgtatatattatttaagaTATTGTTCTTTACAATATTTCCATGTCTAGCTAAAAGTTTAACTTCATACATAGTTTCATTTAGACCTTcagaattgtttgttttttacaagcAGTTGCATtgcgattatttatttatttatatatatatattaattatacatatacacacacacatcttcatCAAGATATATAATGACAGTTCTGGCAAATTTAGAGATTCTTGGTTTGTGCATGGTTAAAACACATCACAGAGACCTTCACATACAGTACGTATGTTACAGAATCGAACAGTAGCAACTCCAAGTCATGGAGTGTGGGACATGCGAGGCAAACAGTTTCACACCGGAGTCGAGATCAAGATGTGGGCCATCGCTTGTTTCGCCACTCAGAGACAATGCAGAGAGGAAGTTCTAAAGTAAGGCTTTCTCCAGCTTGTGTTGCTCAACAAATCGGCCTTTAATATTAGAATAAACAGAAAAGGTAAAGATTCTCTTTTTTACAGGGGCTTTACAGACCAACTCCGCAAGATCTCTAAAGATGCAGGAATGCCCATACAGGGCCAGCCATGTTTCTGCAAATATGCTCAGGGAGCAGACAACGTGGAGCCCATGTTCCGTCACCTGAAGAACACCTACCCGGGGCTCCAACTCATTATTGTCATACTACCCGGAAAAACTCCTGTCTATGGTAACTCAATGCTAATAGAAACACACATTGACACTAGCTGACATTTTGAAAACCATTTTTTCAGAATCAACCTTGTCTAGCCTTTCTGTTTGGAGGACTTTTGCcagttaaaaggaatagttcatccaaaaatgaaaatgctctcataatttactcaccctcatgccatctcagatgtgtatgactctttcatctgcaaaacacaaataatgatttttagaatatttcagctctgtaggtccatataatgcaagtgaatgggtgccaacattttgacactccacaaagcacataaaggcatcataaaagtaatccatatgattccagtgttttaatccatattttctgaagtgatatgataggtgtgggtgagaaatagatcagtaTCTTCCTGCCcaatagggggcgatatgcatgtagaaggtgaatcaccaaaaaacatgaAGTAGAATGAGaaagttatctgtttctcacccacacctatcatatcacttctgaagattgatttaaccactggagtcttatggattacttttaagctgctttatgtgattttgtttttggagcttcaaaatttcggcactcattcacttgcattgaatggaccaaaagagctgagaaattcttctacaaatcttaatttgtgttcagcagaagaaaggaagtcagacacatctggggtggcataagggtaaatgatgagaacattttaattttctgagtgaactattcctttaaggaccctatgaaatcaaaattgtagttttgtggcttttagtctgtCTGTTAGCTCCTCTACATACAAAATACATGTTTAGaagataaacacatttacagtcaTTCTCTATCGGGACACAGACCATAAATACGCATGACTCATACTGTTCAATTAAATGCTCTCTAAAATTAGAACCCTCCCCCCATACCACCTTCAACCGACCAGCAAGTAGAAATtatggttaatttttgtgacaAAGTAAAATATTTGGGCTATTTAAAAGAAATAAAGCATGAACCCTTCAATATGTCCAAAcaatattaaaaattttaatatgaAATGCGTCAGCACAGGAAAGAAGCCATTTCcttaagccatttcatggggtctttaatactACTCAATCTTCAATCTGTGGCACTGAATTCTGTGCTTTCTCCAGCTGAAGTGAAGCGTGTTGGAGACACACTGTTGGGAATGGCTACTCAGTGTGTGCAGGTGAAGAACGTGGTGAAGACGTCACCTCAGACCCTCTCCAACCTCTGCCTCAAGATCAACGTCAAACTTGGCGGTATTAACAACATTTTGGTGCCTCATCAGCGGTAAGAACAGTTTACATTGCAATACACTTGACGAAACAATGACAGTACAGCTGTCAACAACTATCAAAAATTAGCTCTTTCTAAAAGCCAAAGAACGTAAGGAAACCATGTTAACACGACAGTTGAAATTATTGGGTTTTCCATGTTCTCAACACATGGAATGCAAAATCCAGGTAACGGgcacttaactctttccccgccagcgtttttaaaaaaaattgccagccaccgccagggtttttgacgattttcgctaaatttaatggcccgcagaatattttcttccatgaatatatgaagatgctatatatcacaataaagatctgagcctctgcttttaggcaaaaaaacctattttattttatcttcatttgttctttttttattgcgacttgaacagaggtcggttttgtcaaaaaacaacatttcagactaAAAGCTGattaaaaaggcatgtttatgtctgatattttgagcttctcaatactccacttcatgtttgagacgatcgcagtctgtttctttgatcaaagagttgcgtactctttcaaaacatgcgcaggggtcttccttaccgtataacacctaaaacacggaaacccggaaaattccgtgtttggcggggaaagagttaagagtcTTGGTGAAAAAAAtgatattttcaaatgtatactATAAGCTTTGGCCTCATTGACAAAagtagcaaaataaataaatataaaagctaaaataagaaataaaatgtatcatgtattttaaattaaaatgtgtatatataaaataatataaaagctaaaataagatataaatgtatcatgtattttaaattaaaatacataatttattatatatatatatatatatatatatatatacacaatacagaATGAATACATTGAAATTAGAGACAGTACTAACACTGTGTTgatctgttttatgtttatttaattcaatgtTCGTGTTCATTTCTTTTAATCCAGCCCATCAGTTTTCCATCAGCCCATCATCTTTCTGGGAGCTGATGTCACTCATCCCCCTGCAGGAGATGGCAAGAAACCCTCCATTGCAGCTGTGAGACCTACTTACTGGCAAACAGaggccacacatacacacaatttaCAATTTTATAGTATTATATACATGTGTGAATAACCAAATTGTTGCTCTGGATAGGTTGTGGGAAGTATGGACGCTCACCCCAGCAGGTACTGCGCTACAGTCCGTGTGCAGAGACCCAGACAGGAAGTCATACAGGATCTGGCGTCCATGGTGCGAGAGCTGCTCATTCAGTTCTACAAATCCACCCACTACAAACCTACCCGTATCATTTTCTACAGGGATGGTGTGTCTGAGGGGCAGTTCAGACAGGTTAGGCTCTCTAGCACCCCCTCTGTTCCCTTATCCCGAACTGCATGTGGTCGAATCACAAGGAATCAAACAGTGACCTTAAAACCTAATTCTACTATTTCTTTCAATCTAGGTGCTGTACTACGAGATGCTGGCTATTCGTGAAGCCTGTATCAGTCTTGAGAAGGAATACCAGCCAGGCATCACCTACATTGTCGTACAGAAACGCCACCACACACGGCTCTTCTGTGCAGACCGCACTGAGAGGGTGAGTGAGGGAGTTCTCCTGAATTCTTTACATATCTTTTTGCTTAAATtctctacatactgtatataactgaGGTTGCATGGTATACCGGTGCTATAAAAAAGAAACTCTGATTTGTCTTATCCAAATCAATAACAGA of the Xyrauchen texanus isolate HMW12.3.18 chromosome 10, RBS_HiC_50CHRs, whole genome shotgun sequence genome contains:
- the LOC127650283 gene encoding protein argonaute-3-like isoform X1 — translated: MEIGTTGAVGAAPLFSVPRRPGYGTMGKPIKLLANCFQVDIPKMDVYLYEVDIDPEKCPRRVNREVVDSMVQHFKVTIFGDRRPVYDGKRSLYTAHPLPVATAGVDLDVTLPGEGGKDRLFKVNIKFVSLVSWHLLHEVLTGRSTTDPLELDKPISTNPVHAVDVVLRHLPSMRYTPVGRSFFSSPEGYDHPLGGGREVWFGFHQSVRPAMWKMMLNIDVSATAFYKAQPVIQFMCEVLDIHNIDEQPRPLTDSHRVKFTKEIRGLKVEVTHCGTMRRKYRVCNVTRRPASHQTFPLQLENGQTVERTVAQYFREKYSLQLKYPHLPCLQVGQEQKHTYLPLEVCNIVAGQRCIKKLTDNQTSTMIKATARSAPDRQEEISRLVRSANYNADPFVQEFQFRVRDEMAEVTGRVLPAPMLQYGGRVSSEHFMNRTVATPSHGVWDMRGKQFHTGVEIKMWAIACFATQRQCREEVLKGFTDQLRKISKDAGMPIQGQPCFCKYAQGADNVEPMFRHLKNTYPGLQLIIVILPGKTPVYAEVKRVGDTLLGMATQCVQVKNVVKTSPQTLSNLCLKINVKLGGINNILVPHQRPSVFHQPIIFLGADVTHPPAGDGKKPSIAAVVGSMDAHPSRYCATVRVQRPRQEVIQDLASMVRELLIQFYKSTHYKPTRIIFYRDGVSEGQFRQVLYYEMLAIREACISLEKEYQPGITYIVVQKRHHTRLFCADRTERVGRSGNIPAGTTVDTDITHPYEFDFYLCSHAGIQGTSRPSHYHVLWDDNCFTADDFQLLTYQLCHTYVRCTRSVSIPAPAYYAHLVAFRARYHLVDKEHDSAEGSHVSGQSNGRDPQSLAKAVQIHHDTMRTMYFA
- the LOC127650283 gene encoding protein argonaute-3-like isoform X2, with amino-acid sequence MEIGTTGAVGAAPLFSVPRRPGYGTMGKPIKLLANCFQVDIPKMDVYLYEVDIDPEKCPRRVNREVVDSMVQHFKVTIFGDRRPVYDGKRSLYTAHPLPVATAGVDLDVTLPGEGGKDRLFKVNIKFVSLVSWHLLHEVLTGRSTTDPLELDKPISTNPVHAVDVVLRHLPSMRYTPVGRSFFSSPEGYDHPLGGGREVWFGFHQSVRPAMWKMMLNIDVSATAFYKAQPVIQFMCEVLDIHNIDEQPRPLTDSHRVKFTKEIRGLKVEVTHCGTMRRKYRVCNVTRRPASHQTFPLQLENGQTVERTVAQYFREKYSLQLKYPHLPCLQVGQEQKHTYLPLEVCNIVAGQRCIKKLTDNQTSTMIKATARSAPDRQEEISRLVRSANYNADPFVQEFQFRVRDEMAEVTGRVLPAPMLQYGGRNRTVATPSHGVWDMRGKQFHTGVEIKMWAIACFATQRQCREEVLKGFTDQLRKISKDAGMPIQGQPCFCKYAQGADNVEPMFRHLKNTYPGLQLIIVILPGKTPVYAEVKRVGDTLLGMATQCVQVKNVVKTSPQTLSNLCLKINVKLGGINNILVPHQRPSVFHQPIIFLGADVTHPPAGDGKKPSIAAVVGSMDAHPSRYCATVRVQRPRQEVIQDLASMVRELLIQFYKSTHYKPTRIIFYRDGVSEGQFRQVLYYEMLAIREACISLEKEYQPGITYIVVQKRHHTRLFCADRTERVGRSGNIPAGTTVDTDITHPYEFDFYLCSHAGIQGTSRPSHYHVLWDDNCFTADDFQLLTYQLCHTYVRCTRSVSIPAPAYYAHLVAFRARYHLVDKEHDSAEGSHVSGQSNGRDPQSLAKAVQIHHDTMRTMYFA